A single region of the Gopherus evgoodei ecotype Sinaloan lineage chromosome 3, rGopEvg1_v1.p, whole genome shotgun sequence genome encodes:
- the OPRM1 gene encoding mu-type opioid receptor isoform X2: MDSSFPANSSACGPFAPPSAACPPLPPGVWGNLSGHPEEPGWNQSDPCSGTNSSQGGGSGSPCPASGVSPSMITAITIMALYSVVCVVGLFGNFLVMYTKMKTATNIYIFNLALADALATSTLPFQSVNYLMGTWPFGTILCKIVISIDYYNMFTSIFTLCTMSVDRYIAVCHPVKALDFRTPRNAKIVNVCNWILSSTIGLPVMFMATTKYRHGSIDCTLTFSHPAWYWENLLKICVFIFAFIMPVLIITVCYGLMILRLKSVRMLSGSKEKDRNLRRITRMVLVVVAVFIVCWTPIHIYVIIKALINIPETTFQTVSWHFCIALGYTNSCLNPVLYAFLDENFKRCFREFCIPTSSTIEQQNSTRIRQNTRDHASTANTVDKTNHQLELLEAEATPLP; the protein is encoded by the exons atggacagctccTTCCCCGCCAACTCCAGCGCCTGCGGCCCCTTCGCGCCTCCTTCCGCCGCCTGCCCTCCTCTGCCGCCGGGCGTCTGGGGCAACCTGTCCGGGCACCCGGAGGAGCCCGGCTGGAACCAGTCCGACCCCTGCAGCGGCACCAACAGCAGCCAGGGGGGAGGCAGCGGCAGCCCGTGCCCGGCGAGCGGGGTCAGCCCCTCCATGATCACAGCCATCACCATCATGGCTCTCTACTCCGTCGTGTGCGTGGTGGGACTCTTCGGAAACTTCTTGGTCAT GTACACCAAAATGAAGACTGCCACCAATATCTATATTTTCAAccttgccctggcagatgccctAGCAACAAGTACTCTACCATTCCAAAGTGTGAATTACTTGATGGGAACATGGCCGTTTGGTACAATCCTTTGTAAGATTGTTATATCCATAGACTACTACAATATGTTCACAAGTATCTTTACACTCTGCACCATGAGTGTGGATCGCTATATAGCTGTTTGCCACCCAGTCAAGGCTCTTGATTTTCGCACTCCCAGAAATGCCAAAATTGTCAATGTCTGCAACTGGATTCTTTCTTCAACCATAGGTCTGCCGGTTATGTTCATGGCAACCACAAAATACAGGCACG GTTCCATTGACTGCACACTTACGTTCTCTCACCCAGCTTGGTACTGGGAGAACCTACTGAAAATCTGTGTATTCATCTTTGCCTTCATCATGCCAGTCCTGATCATTACCGTGTGCTATGGCTTGATGATTTTACGCCTGAAGAGTGTCCGAATGCTGTCTGGCTCCAAAGAGAAGGATAGGAACCTGAGGAGAATCACAAGGATGGTCCTTGTAGTGGTGGCAGTGTTCATTGTCTGCTGGACTCCCATCCACATTTATGTCATCATTAAAGCCTTGATCAATATTCCAGAAACTACATTCCAAACAGTCTCCTGGCACTTCTGTATCGCTTTAGGATACACAAATAGCTGCCTTAATCCAGTCCTTTATGCATTTCTAGATGAAAACTTCAAAAGATGTTTCAGAGAATTCTGCATTCCCACTTCCTCCACTATTGAGCAACAAAACTCCACCCGCATCCGACAAAACACTCGTGATCATGCCTCCACTGCCAATACTGTGGATAAGACTAACCATCAG TTGGAActtctggaagctgaagccacaCCACTGCCATGA
- the OPRM1 gene encoding mu-type opioid receptor isoform X1 has translation MDSSFPANSSACGPFAPPSAACPPLPPGVWGNLSGHPEEPGWNQSDPCSGTNSSQGGGSGSPCPASGVSPSMITAITIMALYSVVCVVGLFGNFLVMYVIIRYTKMKTATNIYIFNLALADALATSTLPFQSVNYLMGTWPFGTILCKIVISIDYYNMFTSIFTLCTMSVDRYIAVCHPVKALDFRTPRNAKIVNVCNWILSSTIGLPVMFMATTKYRHGSIDCTLTFSHPAWYWENLLKICVFIFAFIMPVLIITVCYGLMILRLKSVRMLSGSKEKDRNLRRITRMVLVVVAVFIVCWTPIHIYVIIKALINIPETTFQTVSWHFCIALGYTNSCLNPVLYAFLDENFKRCFREFCIPTSSTIEQQNSTRIRQNTRDHASTANTVDKTNHQLELLEAEATPLP, from the exons atggacagctccTTCCCCGCCAACTCCAGCGCCTGCGGCCCCTTCGCGCCTCCTTCCGCCGCCTGCCCTCCTCTGCCGCCGGGCGTCTGGGGCAACCTGTCCGGGCACCCGGAGGAGCCCGGCTGGAACCAGTCCGACCCCTGCAGCGGCACCAACAGCAGCCAGGGGGGAGGCAGCGGCAGCCCGTGCCCGGCGAGCGGGGTCAGCCCCTCCATGATCACAGCCATCACCATCATGGCTCTCTACTCCGTCGTGTGCGTGGTGGGACTCTTCGGAAACTTCTTGGTCATGTATGTCATCATCAG GTACACCAAAATGAAGACTGCCACCAATATCTATATTTTCAAccttgccctggcagatgccctAGCAACAAGTACTCTACCATTCCAAAGTGTGAATTACTTGATGGGAACATGGCCGTTTGGTACAATCCTTTGTAAGATTGTTATATCCATAGACTACTACAATATGTTCACAAGTATCTTTACACTCTGCACCATGAGTGTGGATCGCTATATAGCTGTTTGCCACCCAGTCAAGGCTCTTGATTTTCGCACTCCCAGAAATGCCAAAATTGTCAATGTCTGCAACTGGATTCTTTCTTCAACCATAGGTCTGCCGGTTATGTTCATGGCAACCACAAAATACAGGCACG GTTCCATTGACTGCACACTTACGTTCTCTCACCCAGCTTGGTACTGGGAGAACCTACTGAAAATCTGTGTATTCATCTTTGCCTTCATCATGCCAGTCCTGATCATTACCGTGTGCTATGGCTTGATGATTTTACGCCTGAAGAGTGTCCGAATGCTGTCTGGCTCCAAAGAGAAGGATAGGAACCTGAGGAGAATCACAAGGATGGTCCTTGTAGTGGTGGCAGTGTTCATTGTCTGCTGGACTCCCATCCACATTTATGTCATCATTAAAGCCTTGATCAATATTCCAGAAACTACATTCCAAACAGTCTCCTGGCACTTCTGTATCGCTTTAGGATACACAAATAGCTGCCTTAATCCAGTCCTTTATGCATTTCTAGATGAAAACTTCAAAAGATGTTTCAGAGAATTCTGCATTCCCACTTCCTCCACTATTGAGCAACAAAACTCCACCCGCATCCGACAAAACACTCGTGATCATGCCTCCACTGCCAATACTGTGGATAAGACTAACCATCAG TTGGAActtctggaagctgaagccacaCCACTGCCATGA